The following coding sequences lie in one Glycine max cultivar Williams 82 chromosome 19, Glycine_max_v4.0, whole genome shotgun sequence genomic window:
- the LOC100800424 gene encoding expansin-A9 has translation MAFPLGALMTTTLLLFLVAFSLIPNVHATIRSSWGHAAHNMVGRDNKIVDLHKHHPVFGPGPWRQAYATFYEGGSGTFGGACGYDDVVKDGYGLDTAALSSVLFKHGEACGACYEIKCVNSTQWCKPKPSVFVTATNLCPPNYSQPGDNGGWCNPPRQHFDLAKPAYLKIAQYKAGIVPVQYRRVPCKKQGGIRFTITGNPYFNLVKVWNVGGAGDITEVQVKGDKKLINWTNLKRNWGEKWETNAMLVGETLTFRVKASDGRYSTSSSVAPKNWQFGQTFEGKNFP, from the exons ATGGCGTTCCCTTTGGGAGCCCTCATGACCACCACACTATTGCTCTTTCTTGTTGCATTTTCACTAATTCCTAATGTCCATGCAACGATTAGGTCCTCATGGGGACATGCTGCTCATAACATGGTTGGAAGAGATAACAAGATAGTTGACCTCCACAAGCATCACCCCGTTTTTGGGCCTGGCCCTTGGAGGCAAGCTTATGCTACTTTCTATGAGGGAGGCTCTGGAACATTTG GAGGAGCTTGTGGGTATGATGATGTGGTTAAAGATGGTTATGGGCTTGACACGGCAGCATTGAGCTCAGTTTTGTTCAAGCACGGTGAGGCATGTGGGGCATGTTACGAGATCAAATGTGTAAACTCTACTCAATGGTGTAAGCCAAAACCCTCTGTTTTTGTGACAGCAACCAACCTTTGCCCCCCCAATTATTCTCAACCAGGTGACAATGGAGGATGGTGCAACCCTCCACGCCAGCACTTTGATTTAGCCAAACCTGCTTATCTCAAAATTGCACAGTACAAGGCTGGCATCGTCCCAGTCCAATATCGCAG GGTACCATGCAAGAAGCAAGGGGGTATTCGGTTCACAATCACTGGGAATCCTTACTTCAACCTAGTAAAAGTGTGGAATGTGGGAGGAGCTGGGGACATCACAGAAGTACAGGTGAAGGGTGACAAGAAGCTGATCAATTGGACAAATTTGAAGCGAAATTGGGGTGAGAAATGGGAGACTAATGCCATGTTAGTGGGAGAGACATTGACTTTTAGGGTTAAAGCCAGTGATGGCAGGTACTCTACCTCTTCCAGTGTTGCCCCCAAGAATTGGCAGTTTGGTCAAACCTTTGAAGGCAAAAACTTCCCATAA